One region of Streptomyces davaonensis JCM 4913 genomic DNA includes:
- the purS gene encoding phosphoribosylformylglycinamidine synthase subunit PurS, whose amino-acid sequence MARVVVDVMLKPEILDPQGQAVQRALPRLGFEGISDVRQGKRFELEVDGPVDEAALARIHDLAESFLANTVIEDFTVKVEEVAEAAK is encoded by the coding sequence CGCGTCGTAGTCGACGTCATGCTCAAGCCGGAGATCCTCGACCCCCAGGGCCAGGCGGTGCAGCGCGCACTGCCGCGACTGGGTTTCGAAGGCATCTCCGACGTCCGTCAGGGAAAGCGTTTCGAACTGGAAGTTGACGGGCCGGTCGACGAGGCCGCGCTCGCCCGCATCCATGATCTTGCGGAATCCTTCCTCGCCAACACCGTGATCGAGGACTTCACCGTCAAGGTGGAGGAAGTCGCGGAGGCCGCGAAGTGA